Below is a genomic region from Oryzias melastigma strain HK-1 linkage group LG7, ASM292280v2, whole genome shotgun sequence.
GAGAGGACGGAGGCAGGGAGAACCAATGggatcacagaaacaaaacctATTGACATCCTGGAGCTGCTTAGCAAAGCCAAGGAGGAATACCAAAGAgtgagacatttttcacctttaacttactttatttttattaggggtgtaacagatcacaaaactcacggttcgaaTCTGATCATTTTGTGGATCAGTAAAACCTTAagaacaacaggaaaaaacaagacGATTAAAgcttaacatttttgaaaagctttaaaacatatatttgagaaaacaaataaaataattcaatgcataaatatacactccctcatctttgaacttttaacataacaataaaagtaaaaacacgtattttctgattacatttccatgtctggagaccaaatctacaaaaacagagagaaaagaaTACTTAATGTGCAATTTTTCCCTTGCCCCCCCccaattaaatcttaaataaaaaaagtaaaaattaaactttcattatttttggggGTATTAATTGTAATATCGAAACTAACTGTGgaaatatttcaataattattattattcgtagtacatgtgcaggtgagaTACTGTCATGCTCGTTTTTCCTGgcgatttttgatccttttgacTTGCCGTACTGCCTTCCCCTGATGGCACGTCCCTGTAATGGAGCAGCGCCTGCAGGatagctgctgctcctcacaaGGAGATCTGATGCTTGTACTcggctctttaaaataaataaatctctcaGTATCCTCGTCATCCATGAGGAGTTCGAGTAAAGtttttgacggaagctcctcccacacgcagcaggagcttcaggttAACTGACTTTTGGATAACCACCTAGCAGCAAATTTGGCGTTTGTTAGAACAAGGGGGAGGGTTAAGTAAATTTAActgcattttgcttttttttttttatttttttttttcaaaggccCAATCGGGGGAATCGGAAATGTCTGCAGACAAAGTGGAACACCCACACAGAGCACCGTCACCTGAGAAGGTACACAAGTTCAGAAAGTCGTTTGGCATTTCAGATGATCGATAAACCGAAAGCACATTTGTCTTCATTAGTTCTGTGTCAGTCAATTGAGTTTCTCTCCTTCTCTCATCAGAGCTCTCATACAGTGGTGAAGCAGATCACAGTTGAAGAACTCTTCGGATCGTCTCTGCCTAAGGAAACGTCTCTCTTTAACAAAGCTGCACAGGAGTCCGCTCCTTCCAGTGAGCTCCCCGCTTTTGTGCAGAAACAAGCGTATCCTGTTCCCCTCCATCAAAGTCCGCTCCTCACGGGCCACGATCCCGGGTCACGCCTGCAACAGCAAGCCCCTAATCTAATCCCTTCTCCTTATGCACTGAACCCCGGTACGGTTTTACAGCACGTGGTCCCGCGGCCAGATTCTCAGTCCCACTGTCCAGTCTCTCCTCTGATGATGCCTTCAGCTGCTTCGGAGCACCTCGCTGTAGCGTCGGGCCTGACAGACCCCGCCACGGCTTCTGCAGCCTTTTTGAGAAAGGAAATACTGGATACAATCAAACCTGGGATTCCATCTATGAATTCAGACATCCACAAGCCCATGCTTGCGCCCAACTTCATTCCAAACACTCTGGTTCCACCCCACAGCTTCCAGGAACACAAAATGGATCTTTTCTCTAAGCCTCCAAACCTCATCAAGCCGATGTCTGtaagttttgatttgtttgctaAACTGATCAATGCGTCTCCTCTACCTTTATATTTTCAACCTACAAGCAATTAGTTTGTAAAGCTGAAAGCCGCCTTTCTGTTTGCAGACTCTCCCCATGAGTCCGGGTCCAGCTGTTCCAGGGTCAGAGATCTCGGTTCTTCTCTCTCCAAGCGCCTTCCAGCAGAATGTCAACAAAACCCcctcagctgcagctgcagcagcaccgGCGGTCCCTTCTGCTGCCGCTGAGCCATCTTCAGCATCCGGAGGAGCTTTGGATTCTCTACCAGCTCAATGCAGTAAAACTCAGCTGCAGGAGACCTTGATCCATCTCATCAAGGTAACCCAGTGGTGTTTAGCAAAAAGTGGGATGTTAGAAAGGTATCATACAGTAGTAAAATATttcaggaaaactttttttttatgattaaaagacgCTTTTTATCTCTTCACGGATTGTTgtgtttaaagatccacttcaattttcttttaatttattattttaaaaaagtggtcTTATGGtcttatgccattttttttatgccaaaatcaaaaacctgagtcactttctaggacatagcttctgcggAGCggcagaaatttgcctctgatttgtgggtgggactgttggcttacacgctctcctgctagcttacagcccctcacaaccccaagctaacattacagctgcaacaaaaaatggGCAATATTGGAGTTtaagccagataccagcttaaaagaggaaaataaagatgaatctatttgtctgcaagtgcatTGGAATTTAGCGGAAGCGGGGAGCTTGTGAACCACTGATTGCAGCACCGAttactgctacaa
It encodes:
- the dcp1a gene encoding mRNA-decapping enzyme 1A, giving the protein METVSAGHMMSLAALQRQDPYINRLLDVTGQVALYNFNSKTNEWEKTDIEGTLFVYARSASPHHGFTIMNRLSTVNLVEPINKDLEFQLQDPFLLYKNGNLGIYSIWFYDKRDCQRIAQLMLRIVKQEADHAQRKTPERTEAGRTNGITETKPIDILELLSKAKEEYQRAQSGESEMSADKVEHPHRAPSPEKSSHTVVKQITVEELFGSSLPKETSLFNKAAQESAPSSELPAFVQKQAYPVPLHQSPLLTGHDPGSRLQQQAPNLIPSPYALNPGTVLQHVVPRPDSQSHCPVSPLMMPSAASEHLAVASGLTDPATASAAFLRKEILDTIKPGIPSMNSDIHKPMLAPNFIPNTLVPPHSFQEHKMDLFSKPPNLIKPMSTLPMSPGPAVPGSEISVLLSPSAFQQNVNKTPSAAAAAAPAVPSAAAEPSSASGGALDSLPAQCSKTQLQETLIHLIKTDSDFLSAIHDAYLQSLSRDLGNVKL